AGGCTAcaataaattaatatttattataaattatttataataattataaattacaTCCGGTTTGTTTACAGATCGCGGGGCATTTGTGAAACGTGTTCTGTGTATTTGCGACGTATTGGCAGGGTTCTAACTCCATAAAATCGCCTCCAATACTTCCCTTAACTTTGCAGCCCCCCGGGACCTCGGGCTGTGTCAGCCAGTAAATAATAAAACCTCTTCTGTCAGGCTGAGGTATTCCTCCGCAATCAGACGCATAGGTGGGGTTTACGGAGCGGGGAAGCAGTCGGGTGAAcacggggtttattcaggaaCAACACACTTATTAGCACAGAACGACGTCAATGACCAGACTAACGAAAGGCACACAGACGCTTAAAGGACTTAAATATACCAAACTAATCAACACATCTAGAAGCAACTGAAGACACGGCATTCCACGCGAGgcaaacgagggggcgtggcacacacggggaTCGGAACATTAGGGGCGTAACAAAAGTATATAAAAAGGTGCAGAATGAACCAGAGGAAAAGGAAAGAAGAGTCGCAGATCTTGAAAGGTCAGTCTTTGATTTCTCTAAATCCCGCTTATATCACACATATGATTTTTGTATGATGTTTGTATTGTAGCGTTTGTTATATGACTGTCCTCCCACCCATTTCAGCCCATCTCTGGGAATTTCAGAAATATAGTGGACAGTGGTACGTGCAGAGTGGGCACAAGACGTGGCGGGCTCCACacaaccatatatatatatatatatatatatatatatatatattctgggGAACATTAATTGTGTCTGGCTCTCTTGCTTCTGATTGCATTGTCTTCCTCTTTGGGTTTTTGCGTGGGCTCCAGCCGAACAGGGTCCATTAAAGTGCTCATTCGTTTGTGATGCGCCTGTTACGTCGTCATTgcagtatgtgtgtatgtatgtgtccgcaaagagcaagttgagggaggggtaaaagacaatttccccacagggattaataaagtgatGTTTATTGCTATATGAGTGTTTAATATATAATAAACATATCTGTTTCCATTTAGGAATATACACGTgtaattattgtttttgttggcACTTACCTGTTGTGGCTTAAATATCATTAGGTGCTCTGTATTCAGTGTGGACTCCTCCTGATCGCATAGACCTGACGTTCTCAAACAATGGTACGTGAGAGGTTCTGTGCAGTTATTTCCATTTATGCTGTCAGCCATAATCTTTTTCTGAGGTCATACACATCGTAAAcaatttgagaaccactgacatACAAAACATTCCTGCCTTCTTTCAGGGTCTTTCCAGTGGCAATAGTGCCATAATTCACAGCATTTTGACAATCACTATAATAAGAAACATTTTGAACTAAATTACATAACatttaattatttcattttgtaACTAAGTATCATCAACAATTGCGTGATGTTTAACCAACACGATATTAGGGATTATTATTCAACGTAACTGTGGCCACCGGTTTGCTCTCTGCAGAGAGGTGCTGTGGGACTGAAGAGCCGAGACATGAGGACTCCAAGCTTGCTGGGGGTTGCACTCCTCTGGCTGTTTGCCATGCCTGCTGCAACGGATGATGGTCAGTCAGTTTCCTGATAAAGCCATTCTGACGGTCACTTAAACAGgccattggtgggggggggggggtcagacatGTGACCATCCTGGGGCAATGAGGACTGAATCCAAACAGGCCCCAAATGATTTGTTTAGCTCAGTTTGAGAATTCCATACATCTCAACAGTCCTAGTTAAAGGCTGTTTCCAAAAACCTTTGTAATTCTACGATCATCGTAACTTCACAGACGGAATTCAGTATGATGACACTCAGACAGATTAGGACTCTTGATCATAGCACAGCCCCATGGAATCATTATGTTTTCTGTGCTTCACCAGACCATCAACACCCCTCAAACTCGTGTGATGGACAATACAAGGACTGGACCCAAATTGGCCAGGTGTGCGCAAAGTATTTCAACACACCAAGCTCCTTCGCCGATGCCGAGGTAAAGCCCAAACCGTCCTCCAGGTGCCTCATTTTGTAGCAGATCTGTAAGCATTTCATTCTAACAGTATCAGAGCCAACATCTGTATTACTTCTATACTGCATTCAGATTAATTGTTCCTTTGTGTACCAGTCTGCTTGCAGGCAGGCAGCTTCAGGGGGTCACCTGGTCTCCGTGCACGATGAACAAACAAATGCGGCTGTCTTAGCCATCGTGTTGAAATACAACCCCTCCTCACCAAGGACCTGGATGGGCGGTGAAAGGGTTGGTCAGGTGATGGAGCGCAGGGAGACGTGGGAAGAGGGCAGGGACGTCCATGTGCCTTGTAATGTTACTGTGAGCCAGGGATGGTAATATCAGACTAGTGACCTGTGTGTCCGCAACTGTGATATCGCTCTTTCTCACTCTCCCCTAACAGTCGAGTACATTCACCTGGACAGATGGTTCTTCTTGGGATTTCGAGAAATGGGTTCCAGGTCAACCAAGTAACAGTGGAAATCATGAGAACTGTGTGGAGATGAACTGGAAAAGTAAGAGACAGGAGAGCGGCGTAGATGGGAGAAGAGTGATGTAGGGGAAAGTGGTTATTTACAGAACATTTATTAGAGTACAATATATTGACCAAATCTACTTAAAATACTCCTTTGTCCAAAGTGAATTTTTCCCAGCAGAAACATTAACTAAAGAACAAACTCTGACAGACAAGGCATCTCCTCACCTGACTGTAATCCTGTTTGTACGGAGAGATAAAGGTTTCTGAATTTTGCATACTGAATGTTTCCAGTGGAACTTCAGTAGTGCTTTGGAAAAAACAAATTGTCTTTAAATTGGCATGAAACAGGAGTCTATAGTGGTATAAAGAGGGTTTGCTTCATCATGTGTGGTGTTTCTTTCAGACTTGGGGCAATGGAATGATGATTGGTGCATCAAACAGAAACCTTTCATCTGCGCCTTCCAGTGGCAGCATCAGCGGTTAGACTGAAGAATGATGGAAACACGCTACTGCGTCGCTTATAAAAATCAGGCAACGCATGAAGATTCATGCATGCAAAGTGCAAAATGAGTAAAGAATCGCAAAATTTTAAAATGCTTCACTGAGctcatgcaaaataaaaaaactatatcatGTGTATGACTGTGTTCTTGTTTAACTGATACATTATTGGCTGGTACATTATGCAGAATGCAGTTATGACATTTGTATTCAAATTGTAGTACATTATTGGTAAGTTGGTTTCCCCGTTCGAGGTATAATATGCCTGCCCAACCCTCTGGGCACCTCCAGATTCCTCTTTGTAAAGAAGGAAGGCGGAGGTCTGCAGCCATATATCGATTATCGGGTCCTGAACGCCATCACGGTGAAATGGTGGGAACCACCCCTACTCATCCACTCTGGGCAGAAGCAGCTCAGATCTTTACCAAATTGATTCTGCGCAGTGCCTACAACCCAATCCGGATCTGAGAGGGGGGCGGGTTGGTGAACAGATCCTCGGTCTTTCAGACATTCATGAGCAAAGTCCTGGCCGACCTGCTGCACCAGTTTGTCGTCTACATAGACAATATTTTCATTCACTCCATGCCCGTGGAACAACATGTTCATCGCATACGCCGCCTCCTACGCAAAGTGTGAGAATCTACCGTTAAGTTCCTGCGGTACCTGATCCAACCAGGAGCAGTGGAGATGGACGAGGAAAAGCTTAAGGCTGTAAGGGATTGGCCAAAATCCCAGGTGCTCAGAATCAGACATCTGTCAGAGCACAGTACATCACATGTTTTGATGGCAAACTTGACCATCTAGTCGCTGAAATAAAGGACATGCCTCACGCTGGATACCGGCTAGTGAAGGGGACTTTGCAGGCAAGAGGGCATCGGGCGCAATGGGACAGGGGGGGCTTCCATGCACCGTGTGGATACTCTTCGCATCCTCTCTCGCCTGAAGCAGATAGGATGTGTTGTGCGGCGAATGTATTCAGCGCCTGACCCAAAATCTCTGCTTCACATAGACACCATCCATAAGCTGATATGGTGTGAAACATTTGTTTTTAACCTATTATAGTTTCCTATTGATGAATTAAATTTCGCACGATGCAACTAGGTGTGACTAGGTGCAATATCGGGATATTTGCCACCATTCATGGCTTCTCAGTCAGTTGATGAATTTGAATTGCAGCTACAGGAACATAGACTAATCCGATCTTTATTGAAAAGTTTTTAAATTAGTTGCACATACAGATTTTCTAGAATTTGTATTTTAAGAGAAAtttgatataaaaaaaatatttcaagttCTGCTGATCTTTATGTTTCCCCGTGTGTGTAGGTATGGGTCACCTTTCATCATGCTTATTTAGGGGACGTGTTCAATTTTCACCTGCAACATTCATGCCCTTTGTAACTTTTTAAGGGTTCGAGGCGAGCACGGTGTCGAGACTGTTGGCATCGCtcggctgatgttctctgtatGTGGTACAGAAAGATCCAGCTTCATAGTTGGCAAAAGTGTCCACAATCAAAGGTAGGCTGTCTGTCCCTTCTCACTAACCCCACCATCAATCACTCGGTGACAGGGCAACTGGACATGAAAACTACTAGTGCAACCACTAGTAATTATATAATTGTAACACATTTCAAAAGTGCAGGAAATCTACGTTTACCACGTGTTCTTTCTCTTTGACATACACCAGGAAAGGACCTACaaatgacataaaaaaaaaatctgtttcaaAATGTACATGATGGATCAGCATGTAATCAATAAATCACAATTATACAACTTTTTCTGTGACCTTGCCATTTCCTGCTGGACATTTGCTCGTCTCAGTTGCTGACCTGTTCCCTGCCTAAGAGACTGACCATTTGTTAGAACCTGAACTTGGGTTTGAACTGTGCTCTGCGGCCTTTGATTGACTGTCCCTGTTATAAGGGAAAGCAGGTTCCTTGCAGCCGTTTCTATGTGGGCACAGTCCGCATTCCGGAAGTAAaaggaataaagataaaaccaaTGTATACTTTGTAAACCGTGAAAATGAACACTAACCTAGTTCCTCAAGCGCACTATATGGAACTTTCACACCCTGCAGGCAATGAAGAATTAAACTAGTCAACATGAACAAACTAGACCCAGAACTATAAAAAGGAAACAGCAGGGTTGTAGTACTCGGGTCCGGTCTCGGAATCGGCCATATTTGTACTCGGTCTTGTCATGGACTCGAACAATGCGGACTCGGGATTTTATTTCGAGACCATCCGAGATCACGACTCTGAAAATATTGCTATTCGCCCTACGTTCGTCCGGCGTGACTACTATTACTTTAGttgttaattaaaaatacatatgctggatttaaaaaaatcatcatgTGCAAGTTTGCATAGCACAAACATCAACTAACTGCAGTGTCTACAATACGgttaaaatgattattttcacGTTACACGTCGTTATTAGAGTTAACTATGTTGAAATATGATATCTGATAGATAAAAATATTTCTCTGTTGACCGCTCATACGTGACGCTCCGCACCCCGCGCTCTCCCCGATCTCCGGTAGAACAATAGAGCTCCGCGAATCGAAGGTTGAATGAGCTGAATTGGACGCTGCTCCCCTCTGGCGCCACCTGCTGCCTGGGAGCTCATCCTATTCGCGTGGAATAACGGTGCCAAAAGTCACGGGATCCACAAATGTTTTACCTTGCTGTGTACTTgtagaaaatgtaaaaaatcacCAATAACAATGATGAAACATTTCTTATTGGTTTTATTCTGTCTTTATACTTGTGGAAGACGCTCTTTTCGTTTTTGCTAGCTGCATTTGTATTAGCTAAACGCATTGTGTTGGTTTGACagcagtgttttgtatttgcagagcgcattgtgtttgtgtgagacgtatgttttgtatttgtacagCATGATGTGCACGTTTGCGGATTGCTCGTTATTTATAAATTACATCCGGTTTGTTTACAGATCGTGGGGCATTTGTGACGTATTGGCAGGGTTCTAACTCCATACCACAGAACgccgtcaatgaccggactaaggagacacacacacagacacggacttaaatacaccaaactAATCAACacaactagaaacagctgaagacacgcggattccacacgaggcaaacgagggggcgtggcacacacggggaTCGGAACAATAGGGGGGTAACAAAAGTATATAAAGAAAAGTACAGAATGAACCAGAAAACGAAGGAAAGTAGAGTCACAGATCTTCAAAGGCGAGTTGTCGAAATTCTGCGTATAGTACACGGATGGCTTTTTCTTTTATGTTGCTGTATTGACTCAGTCTTATAGGGCAGTCCTCCCACCCTTCTCAGTTGAACTGTAGGAGTTTCAGAATTGGCGGGGGTAGTGGTACCTGCGGAGTAGGCAGAAGTGGCGGGCTTGCCAGAGCCCTACATATATTGGGGAACATTGGCTCTCTTGCTTCCGGTTGCATTATTCCTCAGTTTTGGCGTGGGCTCCGGCCGTACAGGGTCCATTGACGTGATCGTTCTTTTGTGATACGTCTGTGGGTGGAACATGTATGAATTTGCTTCTGTTCAGGGATTTTAATTTTAACTTCAATCCTTATCGGTACTTGCCAAGGTGGCTTCATATTAAGTGCTGTCTATTCAGTGTCAACTCCTGCTGATCGTGTACACCTGTGGTTCTCAAACGACGGTATGTGACAACTccacaccactagagggagctgtcTCCATTTATGCCGTCAGGCAGTCTCTTCTGAGGTGGTATAATAAACTTGAACCACTTGCACACAAATAATACTTTGCTGTTTCCAGTGGCAATAGTGCTGTAATTCTCAgcattgggtttttttttttagctgtatAATGCCAATTACCAAGCATGTGGTGTCTGATCATCATAAAGGAACTGTAACCTCTAATTCTCTCTGCAGAGAGGTGCTGTGGGACTGAACCAAGACATGAGGACTCCAAGCTTGCTGGGGATTGCACTCCTCTGCCTGTGTGCCATGCCTGCTGCAATGGATGATGGTAAGTTTTCTGAAAGCCATCCTGATCACTTGCAGGCCATTGGGGGGAGGGTCAGACATAAGTCTGGGGTATTCAGGACCAAATCCAAATGATTTGCTTAGCTCAGTTTGATTCCATACATTACCTCAGTCCTGGTTAAAGGCTGTTTCCCAGACATGTTTGTATGATTAGATAATGTCAGAACAGGATTCTCAGGGTTATAGCACAGCCCCATGGGATTGTTTTCTCTGCTCCCCTTGACGATGTCTCTGTGGATGTAGGTCACCACTTCCCAAAGCAGTGTGGTGGTCAACGCTACTGGCAAAAAGTGGGCCCCTACTGTGCAAAGTATTTCAACACACCAAGCTCCTTTGCCGATGCTGAGGTAAAGCCCAAACCGTCCT
The sequence above is a segment of the Brienomyrus brachyistius isolate T26 chromosome 12, BBRACH_0.4, whole genome shotgun sequence genome. Coding sequences within it:
- the LOC125704720 gene encoding lectin-like; the protein is MRTPSLLGVALLWLFAMPAATDDDHQHPSNSCDGQYKDWTQIGQVCAKYFNTPSSFADAESACRQAASGGHLVSVHDEQTNAAVLAIVLKYNPSSPRTWMGGERVGQSSTFTWTDGSSWDFEKWVPGQPSNSGNHENCVEMNWKNLGQWNDDWCIKQKPFICAFQWQHQRLD